One stretch of Terriglobia bacterium DNA includes these proteins:
- a CDS encoding metalloregulator ArsR/SmtB family transcription factor, translating to MPKISHDKLSIRLRAIADPHRREILRMLAERGQCSIDKPYGMCASDIENRLKIAQPTISHHLRILVSAGLVVKERVGQWIWFHRNEAELKALGREMKNF from the coding sequence ATGCCCAAAATTTCTCACGACAAGCTAAGCATCCGGTTGCGCGCCATCGCCGATCCGCATCGACGAGAGATCCTCCGTATGCTGGCTGAGCGTGGACAGTGCTCCATCGATAAGCCCTACGGAATGTGCGCCAGCGACATCGAGAACCGCCTCAAAATAGCGCAACCGACCATCTCCCATCACCTCAGAATCCTGGTGAGCGCTGGCTTAGTCGTGAAGGAGAGAGTGGGCCAGTGGATCTGGTTCCACCGAAATGAAGCTGAGCTGAAAGCGCTCGGAAGAGAAATGAAGAATTTTTGA